CTGTGCATTTTAAccagccattgatggttttgtgcattatCGGcaggtaatatccatagacgacactcatgtctatggaaagtatgatattaagttgttgatcgccattgcagtagatgctaatggaagtatatttcccctagcatttgctattttttccaatgaaagccaagagatgtggaaattatttttgaaccacttgaaggagcacgttgtcagaCATCGTTcatgtatttgtctaatatctgatcggcatggcggTATTTTAAGTTATGTACAGAATTTGCATGCATGGAAGGActgtatgcctaccaccgttactgtgtgaggcatcTGAAGGCCAAGTTCCAGAGGGCTTATCCGAATAAGTACTTGCATGAtgtaatgtggatggctgcaacagatcaccaagaatgtaaattcaggaggcgaatgGAATTGATTAGGCAGGAAGACCAAGGAGCCTAtagttggttgatgcgacataaacttgacaagtggactttgcatgcagatggtggcagaagatggggaattctgactataaatgtgtcagagtctttcaacgggttagtGAAATTTGCATGTGGATTGCATGCCACTgtcatggtgcggatgtcattcaagcagatggcggagaggtttgctGAAAGATATAGAGttgcatcgtcattgatggaaaggggtgttgaatttattcCAATACCAATGAAAATATTTGATAAATACAGGAAGCAAGCACAATGGCATTCGTTTTTGCAATATTGCAACGAGCAAAATATTTTCGAAGTTCGCATTGCTATTCGTCACAAccgggggaataatacacacaccgtcaaTAAAGgtagaaggttatgctcttgcGGGAAAGGCTCCATCTATCACATGTcatgctcacatgccatgaagtgcttaCAACATACAGGTTTCGCGACAACGAGGTTCAtcgataaagaatatagtgttgctccatacttaaacacctatagtggacagttgcagccagagggtgctgagcattattggccaccggaa
The DNA window shown above is from Nicotiana tomentosiformis chromosome 8, ASM39032v3, whole genome shotgun sequence and carries:
- the LOC138898150 gene encoding uncharacterized protein gives rise to the protein MEGLYAYHRYCVRHLKAKFQRAYPNKYLHDVMWMAATDHQECKFRRRMELIRQEDQGAYSWLMRHKLDKWTLHADGGRRWGILTINVSESFNGLVKFACGLHATVMVRMSFKQMAERFAERYRVASSLMERGVEFIPIPMKIFDKYRKQAQWHSFLQYCNEQNIFEVRIAIRHNRGNNTHTVNKGRRLCSCGKGSIYHMSCSHAMKCLQHTGFATTRFIDKEYSVAPYLNTYSGQLQPEGAEHYWPPEPFKMVYNKYYVR